The genomic interval GAAGCAGTTGAATCCTTTGaacctttttttcttcttttcttttctagaatttGATTTACATACCTCTCTTTGTTTGTAATTGATCCCTCTGATGGGTTCGCTGGAATTGACCTTCAAACTCTCGTAGCTAAATGTGCATTCACCCACGTTTTCAGTAATCACGGCTTCTTCTTGTGTCACCTCGGAATCTTCATCATTCTGTTCTCGTTGGGCATCATCGCCTTCCATGGCTTCCTTGTCAGCAGAAAGATCTACTGGATGCTCTGATTCCAAACCTTCGCTTTCAGTCTTTGGAGAATCCATAGAATCTGCGATAACTAGCAATCGTCAGAGGGATACCATTGACAACGTATGCAACCAAGGTTGATTGCAGACATTACATATACCATTTAAAGACGTATGCTCACCAGGGGAACGGCTTCTGAATCCAGTTGCCAATGCCTCTGCTTCTGCCTTCTTCTGTTCCTCGGTTAAGACTGTAGACAGTGCAGCAACTGCTGCTGCTCGCTGTGAGCCTTGACTTGGCCGAGAAGGCTTTGCTGTTGTGGCTTTTTGATTTGAAGATGGATTGAATGCAGATGAAAGTGCGGCCAGAGCTGAGGCCCTTTGAGTTGGTCCATCATGATGGATGCCAGCAGATTTATTTTTAGACTGCAGCAGATATAAATAAGATCAATACGATATGTTTAGTATTGCATAATTctgaatatacaaaaaaaaaaatgcatgacTCTCTCAAATTTATGTGGAAAAGTTAAGACATGTACCTCTGAACCGTGCATCCCAAACAGATTTGATAGTTTCTTCTGGAAAGAATTCCCTTGGACCTGCATAATAGAGAGCTTATGTTCTTGCTACTCATTTGCTACCTACTTTAATATGTTTGCAGGACAGAACCAAAACAAACCATCGCCTTCGCAGGGTCCCAAGAGAAGAAATATGTTGTGAAAAAGCCTGGTTCATTAGCTTCTGTGACTTTATAGAGTGGTACCATTGGGGATAAACCTTCCAATGCCACTGCAAGCTCTATGTATTTCTTACATGAAAAGGACGTGTGTTAGATTATTGAATCATTTGATTGCTAGtgggaaaaacaaaaacaaagctCACTGTCAGTACCTGTCCTATGTCAAATACATTTTGCTTCTCAATGGAATCCACAGACTGTCCAATCCAGATAAACACCTCAGAATGAGTGTCCAATATCAGCATGTCTTCAGTTAACAGATCATCTTGTGAAAAATTGAAAACTTCAGTAACCTATAGGAAACAAGGTATGCAAGCATGGGTGAGAAGATGGACTAGCTCAGAAAATTTTAGCTGTCAATGTTGTAGTTGGAAGCAAGTAATCCCTCACCTCTAACTTTCCTGGGGAAGCATCATTGTTGATCacaaatgaacacagttgttagAACTTTGAATGGAGGAAGGATAGCATAGAAGGTAACAATGACTTGGAAATTGGAAAAAAGATATGTCCGACCTTGCTTAAATGTAAAGGTATACAAGTGAGGATCTCTAACAACATCTTGAGTGCTCTTTTTGCTGGAAAAATTTTGCTTCCCACCAAGAGCAAACCAGAAAGCCGAGCTTTCTGTTCCCTCTTTGCAATGCTTCAGTGTAGCACCTGGCTGCAGGCGAAAAAGAAATCTTGTAGAACCATGACGTTGGATAAAGAATCACTCTTTAAACTGTATGGAAGCAACAGATCTAGGAGTACATCATATTTCTCTGAAAATGTATGGAAGGACTATTTGCACCTGAGATATTGCTGACAACTTTTAAAATCTTTACCAACCTATAATTGTGCCTCGCAAGTTCAATCATTCAATGATTAACCTATATGGATGCTCCACAATGGAAAAGATAACAAAGATAACTCGCTGACCGAAATATGTTTATAATTCAAAGTTGGTAACCATAATATAAAATTGTTGTCTCGTTTATAGTCTATCTTAATTCAATTAACTAATTATATGAATGTCAAATGGACTAACATGTTAGCACAAAAGAAATAGAGGATGATATTTAGGCACAAAATCTTTTTAACATTTTTACATATTATACCTTCAAAAATTCTGCTGTCTGATCAACCCACTGTTGCTGTTCATGAGTACTTGAACTTCCATTCCACGTGAAAACTGTATTCCCAGATTGCAAAACAAAACAATCATAGGAATTTAAGGATGTCGCCACCTAAAAAAACAGATAACGCCATTGTAATTGTAGTACTCAAGTCTCTAAAtgataattatgttttttttcttaattGCAAAAATGAAGATGATAGGTGTCATGTAGCTCGGTTGGTGAGAGCTTTGATGGCTCTTTCTCCCATCTAATTTTAAATACAAGAAGATTGTAGATAAAAATTAAAGTATGAAAACAAAAATGTGAATAGCCATACCGCATCAACTTGCATTGCCTTACGGTTGTGGGATGATGTACCAGATACTTGGATCAGCGCAATGCCATCgggagcataagtttcatcacTCAGGTTTTTTTCTGAAATTAAGCTTTTGTACCCCGAACCGACTCCACCCTATTTAAGAGAAATAATTGTAATATAACAGTTAACAAAAAAGACTGTGAAATGTTTTTCCTAGACATGCTAGATCAAAGtggtaaataattaataattagtaGGTGGTACCTTCAAAACAACCATGGGATGGAAAAGTGCGATGAATTGTAGAGGCTCTTTCCCTTGAAATATGCATCCCTGCAAGACATGAATTTCATGAAGAAGTTCAGTTTATCAAGTTCACGGATAAAGATTAGTAAATTTAAACTTATAAGAACCTGCACTGGTCTCCTTTTCAAGGAGATCCACATTTTAGTAGCCAGTTGTAGAGCCATTAGCTGATCGTCCTGGAAATAAGAAATTCACATTGTGATGATAAACCTAATTAGCAGCTCATTGAACTATAAGCAACTCTGCATCATAGAGGTGCAGGATAGGAGTATAACTACTACTCTTTTGGTTCCTTAAGAGGACACTTGGTTATTGGTAGTTACCTGAGTGCTATCCTTTCCCATCCAACAAGTCAAGAAGTAttcctctttcttttcaccaGAATGATATGAATATAGCACAATATAACAATCTCCACTGTAGAATTTACCGATCTCTTCTTTTGGAACTGGATCCTTGCCATCACCATGAACAAGCCAAACCTGCCAGTATTTTTCACAAGTTAGAACTCAACAAAAGCAAACATTACTAACCTCATTTGCAGGTAAACTAAACAAAATGAGAAGACCTCAAGTTTTCCACCGTCTTCAAGCAAAGGAGGAATTTCCTCATTTATTGGGTGTGAGCCCTTTGCTCCCTTGAAATCAACACCTTGTTGCTTTATCAAAGCTACACAAATAGAATGataaattattaaaaagaaaGAATACAAATATATGTAAGAGTAACTTAGAAAAGTGACAGATAATACCAGTACCTGCTACTTTTCCTCTTCCTTCCTCACTACTAGAAGTTCCTGTTCCAGCAGGCCATGATTCAAAGTTGGATTTGAATGAATGTGTTTCATAACCTTGAACAATTTGAGTAATTCTTGTAGCCTTTGGCCTATTTTCACTGACGATGAAGTCCTAAGAAATTAACGTCAGGTGAGAAGACCTATTGAAGGCTCACGCAATTAGAactcaagaaaaaatatatagaaaaaggAACCTCAGCAGCTTTGCAGGCAGCTTTTCTTTCTTCAACTTGTGTCATCCGGCCAACCCAAGTGAATATCTCAGCTCCACAATCCAGCAGATAGCATTTATTGTTCtccaaaattgacttagaaagtGCAGACTCTTCCAAATTCAACTTGCCATCATTGATACTACAAAAATTTATTCACACTATTATACATACCTGTAAAGCCTACAGATTCAAATGTACAATAAGTACCTGTAAAGAATTCCAGGAGTGGTTTCTAGAAAAGCATCATCCTCATGTAGTACTTTTTTGCCAATTGGAGCAAAACCACCAAAAAGTACCCAGAACTCACCAGAGTCGGACTCAGTTTGGAGCTTTCCATCATCTTGCACAATTCATAACATATAAACGAAATGAGAAAACATGAAGAATTAATGTATGGTACAAAGAATAAGGTCCATTACCAATAATCGCAACATCACATTTTCCTTCATGGTACTTATCCTTCAAATATTGTACTACTTCTAAAGCTTTAGCTCTTTCTTGAATGTTAGAGTTGGCACCATTGAACTGATATATCTTATTTTCAGTATCTAAGATGAACACATCATCATGATTCAATGATGATCGAGCAAATGGAACCTTCAAAATAAATAGAATTTGGAAGTAAGAAAAAACATAAATATTGCAAATTAATCATATATATGAAAAAGTTGGTGAAAAAAATTTAGCACCTGTTTCATTCTGACTACCCGTTTTCCTTTGCATATATAGAGTCGTGTTTCAAAGTGTTCCTCTTCAGGCGTTTTAAATCCAGAGGCAAATCCTCCTTCCAAAGGAATGATGCAAGGTTTAAAGTATGACAAGAATTTGTCAGACTCAAATCCTTGGATTTCCCGGTGTTGAACAGCACGGCCTCCAAGAACTGCATCAAGTTCCACAGTTTTGATTGCTGCGGTCCCAGCTTCATCCTGTGTTTAGtcataaaatatataagtattccGTTGGATAAAaatctttatatttttattataaacaaaATCATCATACATACTTTGCTAGATTCTTTCCCAATCCAAAAATGGATGTCATAAAGATGGCCACCAACTTTGTTTGAAGTTGTCTGCATTGAATCACAATTAGATTGAATCATTTAGTAGAAGTAGAAAAAATATAAGAGGACAAGAGACAAACAGAAAAAGAGGAAAAATATACCTGTAAAATTATGTATGAATCTCCAATGTAAAATTTACCATAATCAGACTTTGGTAAAGCCACCGGTTGAAAGTTCTCAATCCTCCATATTTCCATTCCTCTATGCGTTGTTAAGAAAATGAAGATGATGAATTACAAACACTTCAAATGGAAAAAAGGAGAAACTTTTGTGATGTtaatatcataaataaacattGTGCATATTGTATTGCACAAGGATACAATTTTTGCCCAACTCCTTGAAATGCAGGATCAACATTTTTCGTAGAATGAGTCATTTTGCTTTGAAAACCTTTTGTTTTGATCGCCAACAGCTCGTGCTTGGAACACTCAATTACACATGAAAATTGTGCTCTGTAGATGAAATTTCAAATGACAAGTGTATGTATGTAATTAATAAATATGAACTACAACTCATCCATAAATGCCAATTTATGTGAAAGTCAACAAGTAATATTCTAGAACATCAAACAGCATAAGCAATAGCAAAAATAAGTTAACAAAAGTGAAGGCAAAATGATAACATTTACAAGACTATCTAAACAAGTCTCGAAAATTCAGCTATTCCTTCCATCATAATAGTTAAACGTAGCATAAATAAATTGGGTATAAACTTGTTTATTCATACACTGTTCATTTATTTGAGGAGCAAAAATGGGTTGGCTCTTTTATGGCTCGTGCATTGTACAATTATGCACATTTGGAACTCAGTAGCTACTTACTACGTTCATTAGCACAAATATGTTATACAACCTTCTAACTGAGTTATTAAAAGAGAGGTTCCTAAAACAAGGTGCATTATAAGTTAGATTATACTATATTTAACATAGTTGTGCACCATTGAAACTtgaataaacaagctaaacagaAAGTGATTTCATTTTAAAACCAAGCTGTAGAGACAAATCATCCTAACCCGTGCATTGTCATAGGTTGACACTTAGAAGTATCATCTATTAAGGTTCAGATATCGACAAATGCAATTTTGTGCATCgataaaattagaaaaaggaCTAGGTGGAACTAGGATTAATTGAAAAATACATAGCGATTGGTAGGGGGAGATAAATAAAGAACTATTTCATTTGAATCGCAACAATAATgacattttccttttttttttttaaaaaaaaaaaaaggagaatatGGTAGCAGAGACTCCTACTGAGCATAATATATATATGATAATAGATGgaaatccttaccataaaattTTCTGAATTCTTCCTTCACTAAGAATtgcaaaaaataaacaaagataaGATGAATCTGATCTATGACCAAAGGATACGTATGCTCTAAAATTAATAAGCAGTTGCTTACCGGGGAAGATGAATGTGAGATTGCCGTGCAAGAAGAGACGATTTGGAGAACCACGAGGAAAGAGGTGGATGGTATAACGATAGAataagaaaagagaggagagaaatggAGGAAGGAACGACGCAAATGAGAAGATCCGCGAGAGGTGGGGGAAAATGAATGAGCAGAGGGGAGAAACGGGCGAAAAACGAGGAGAAGCTGTTGCAGAGATGGCTTTAAAAGGCGAGTCCTCCCTGGCTTTCACCCTCTCTCCTCTCCGCCTACGTTTTAGGGACAATTTCATTTTGCTCCCGTAAGTTTAATTTTTTCCAAAGTGACAGTTAAATAATTCAAATATTATCGATTTGAGCACTAATTTGGATCATTTGAGCAATTGTGGCTGTAGTTTAGTGGTAAGAATTCCACGTTGTGGCCGTGGAGACCTGGGCTCGAATCCCAGCAGCCACAAAatgttttatatattttatgtcgTTCATTTTTTAAGGTTGAGTATAAATCTAGGTATTTTGTTTATTTAGTGAAAATATACGATAGAAAACAAAAATACTTTTGACAAGTTAATGGATTAgccacaaaatatatatatatatatatacacacaataTACATAAATATAAACTAAGCCATCTACTATATAATTTTAGTAAACATCAACAATATCTAGTTTTGAATGATTGATGAACACAACTTCCAAAGAAATTTAGATACTCCGATCCTctaaattcatttaaaatatattatatttcaaTACCCATTAAGAAAACAACAAAATCTTATCTCACACACTCTTCGTAACTCGTAAGTGTTCATTCACGATCATTCATTCAATTCATATACATAATTTAATTTCACACTAATAAAACATCCATGTTCATCTATATCGATGCAATCTACTACGACACAAGTTAAAGTAACATCATCAGACGTGCAATGGCCTTAGAACAACAGGAAGCCCGTATTTTGGCCGCAGCGTTAGCACATCCATGGGAGCGTGCTTGTACTTGGGTGACAGAGAAAATGAAAACTGCTGCAGGATCTTCGCAAGCACCACCTTCGCTTCCAGCATCGCAAAGTTCTGGCCAATGCACGCTCTAGGCCCGATCGAGAACGAAAGCAGTGCGTTGGGATGTGTGGCAGCCTGCGACATGCCGTTAGCGAACCTGAGCGGATTAAACTCATCGGCATCGGCTCCCCAGAGTTTCTTGTTCCTCTGGATTAATGCTATCGGAATTATCAACGAAGTGTCCTTTGGTATGTTTATGCTCCCCAAAGTCATGGCTCTCTCGGCCTTTCTCCCCATAAGAATGACTGGGCCGTAGAGCCGCAACGTTTCCAGGAGAACCATGTTCATCTGCAAATACAAACATGGTTTCGAATTGAAAGATTGATCGTCACAAAGTTGGAATTGAAGAATGAGCTGACCGGCTTCAATCTGCTCAGCATGTCGGCATTTGGAGTCTCCTTCCTGCAGTGCTGAAGCACCTCGTCCCTGAGCTTCTCCTGCCAATCTTTGTTTGTGCTCAACAAGAACATCGCCCAAGTTAAAAAGTACGATGTGGTCTCCTGGCCCGCGAAGAAGAAGGTTTTGCACTCGTCGACGATCTCATCCAAACTCAACATCCGGCCGGCTTCCACCTGTCTAGCTTCCAACATTAACCCAAGTAAGTCATTTCCGAAACCAGAATCCTCCGTTGAACTCATTCTATTTTTTATGATGCCCATGAGTGTGCTTCTAATGATTTTTTCTAACTTCCGTATCTGCAAATTTTGCTTGGTTGGAAAGTATCTGCAAAGGAAATTATCAAGTTTGCGATTCATTATCACACAGTTGCAAAAGATGGTGTTTAGTTAAATACTTGGATCCATAGAAGTTCCAGTGGAAAAATGATTCTGCAACGAGGACTTGGAGCTTTTTCTGTGCTAAAAAGACTTCCTTTCCCTCTTTGTAGCTGCTTCCAAATGCTGTCCGAGAGATCACATCCGCTGTCAATTCTTGGAACTGGACGGAGACATCGATTTCCATTTGCTGCTGATCGTCTTCTCGACTGGATTCATCTCGCCATGCCTCTATCGTTGCTTTGGCACATTCATCCATTGTTTTAGTTAATAGCTGCCAAGCCCAAGTTATAATGGAAGTTGTCCTGTAAGCAATGCATTTACCCAGTGGCAACGATGGAAGTCTAACCTTGAGTTTGTCCATGGCGAAAGCAGGGTTTAAAATCCTCCGATGCCGCACCCAATCTTCCCCTTCCACCAGCACCAATCCCTTGCCTACCAGAGCCAACACACCAGCAGATGCCTCGGTTTTGAGGTAGAAACCAAACTTGTTTGACAAAACTTGCTTCACCATCTCTATGTCCCC from Zingiber officinale cultivar Zhangliang chromosome 6B, Zo_v1.1, whole genome shotgun sequence carries:
- the LOC121989471 gene encoding villin-2-like yields the protein MTHSTKNVDPAFQGVGQKLGMEIWRIENFQPVALPKSDYGKFYIGDSYIILQTTSNKVGGHLYDIHFWIGKESSKDEAGTAAIKTVELDAVLGGRAVQHREIQGFESDKFLSYFKPCIIPLEGGFASGFKTPEEEHFETRLYICKGKRVVRMKQVPFARSSLNHDDVFILDTENKIYQFNGANSNIQERAKALEVVQYLKDKYHEGKCDVAIIDDGKLQTESDSGEFWVLFGGFAPIGKKVLHEDDAFLETTPGILYSINDGKLNLEESALSKSILENNKCYLLDCGAEIFTWVGRMTQVEERKAACKAAEDFIVSENRPKATRITQIVQGYETHSFKSNFESWPAGTGTSSSEEGRGKVAALIKQQGVDFKGAKGSHPINEEIPPLLEDGGKLEVWLVHGDGKDPVPKEEIGKFYSGDCYIVLYSYHSGEKKEEYFLTCWMGKDSTQDDQLMALQLATKMWISLKRRPVQGCIFQGKEPLQFIALFHPMVVLKGGVGSGYKSLISEKNLSDETYAPDGIALIQVSGTSSHNRKAMQVDAVATSLNSYDCFVLQSGNTVFTWNGSSSTHEQQQWVDQTAEFLKPGATLKHCKEGTESSAFWFALGGKQNFSSKKSTQDVVRDPHLYTFTFKQGKLEVTEVFNFSQDDLLTEDMLILDTHSEVFIWIGQSVDSIEKQNVFDIGQKYIELAVALEGLSPMVPLYKVTEANEPGFFTTYFFSWDPAKAMVQGNSFQKKLSNLFGMHGSESKNKSAGIHHDGPTQRASALAALSSAFNPSSNQKATTAKPSRPSQGSQRAAAVAALSTVLTEEQKKAEAEALATGFRSRSPDSMDSPKTESEGLESEHPVDLSADKEAMEGDDAQREQNDEDSEVTQEEAVITENVGECTFSYESLKVNSSEPIRGINYKQREAYLADAEFETIFEMTKEAFYQQPKWKQDLQKKKVGLF
- the LOC121989472 gene encoding cytochrome P450 709B2-like — translated: MGFFGLVLGSLLVALIPILWKALLHLIWRPYSITKLFREQGVCGPAYQFWTGSLQEIRRLRKAGSELILDNNCHDYTVRVFPHYRNWTHQYGTTFLLWIGSNPRLCVGDIEMVKQVLSNKFGFYLKTEASAGVLALVGKGLVLVEGEDWVRHRRILNPAFAMDKLKLLTKTMDECAKATIEAWRDESSREDDQQQMEIDVSVQFQELTADVISRTAFGSSYKEGKEVFLAQKKLQVLVAESFFHWNFYGSKYFPTKQNLQIRKLEKIIRSTLMGIIKNRMSSTEDSGFGNDLLGLMLEARQVEAGRMLSLDEIVDECKTFFFAGQETTSYFLTWAMFLLSTNKDWQEKLRDEVLQHCRKETPNADMLSRLKPMNMVLLETLRLYGPVILMGRKAERAMTLGSINIPKDTSLIIPIALIQRNKKLWGADADEFNPLRFANGMSQAATHPNALLSFSIGPRACIGQNFAMLEAKVVLAKILQQFSFSLSPKYKHAPMDVLTLRPKYGLPVVLRPLHV